The Acidipropionibacterium virtanenii DNA segment GCCCCGGAAACTGGATGCCGATCCGCTGCTGCGCGCCCGGGTCATCGAGGGCCTGAACGCCGGCTGGTCACCCGAGCAGGTCTCCGGACGCCTGGAACGCTGGTGGGGTAAAGAGGCTGCGGTGAGCCACGAGACGATCTATCAGGCCCTCTACGTCCAGGGCGCCGGGTCACTGCGTCACGAACTGGAGGTGGCCTCCGCCCTGCGCAGTGGGCGGAAGGGCCGTAAACCCCGTTCCAAGCTGCCCGCCCGCGGCAACCGGCCCTGGGTCACCGGCCACGAGATCACCACCCGTCCCCCACAAGCCGATGACCGGGCGGTGCCCGGCCACTGGGAGGGGGACCTGATCATCGGGGCCGGCGGGGCCAACGCGGTCATCACCCTGGTCGAACGCCGGTCCAGGACCCTGTTGATGTCCCGGCTGCCGACAGACCACGACTCGGCGACCGTCGCCGAGGCGCTGGCCGGCCTGATCGCCGGGCTGCCCGACCAGGTCCAGATCACGACACTGACCTGGGACCAGGGCACCGAGATGGCCCAGAGTCCCGGGTTCGCCATGGCCAGCCATATCGACGTGTTCTTCTGCGATCCGCACTCGCCCTGGCAGCGACCCACCAATGAGAACACCAACGGTCTGATCCGTCAGTACTTCCCCAAGGGCACCGACTTCTCCCAGATCACCGACGAGCAGATCGCCCAGGTCCAGGACCTCCTCAACGACCGACCCCGCAAAGTCCTGGGATACGCCACTCCCCGCGAGATACTCTTCGAACAGTTCACTGTTGCACTCACCGATTGAATCCGCCAGCCCGATCGGGACGAGAACCCCGGTTGAGCGGGAAATCCGGGACGTGAATGCCGGTTCAGTCGCGCTCCATCTGCAGGATCTTTCCCGTGGCCATGTCCACCTTCACCTCGATGCGGCCTTGATCGCTGCCCTCGATCTCGACCTCCCAGGCCTCGGTGCCGCGGTAGTGGTCACGTTCGACGCTGATCACCCGGCCGCCGTATTTGTCGGTGGCGATGCGCCCGGCCTCGTCGGTGCCGATCCTCGCCGACGGAGTGCTGGTGGCGATCGTGGAACCCGACGGCTGGGCGGATGCGGAGGGCTGGGCCGTGCCGGTCGACGGCGCCGAGGATTCGGCCGGGGCCCCGGAGGCCGATGCAGACGAGGGCTGGGAGGGGGTCGACGGGGACTCTCCCTCCGACGAACATCCCGCGACTGCGAGCAGGGCTGCGATGGCCAGCGTGCAGGAGATGCGTGTCGTATTCATACCCCGACCATAGGTACGGATCGCGGCGCCGGCCAGAGGTCGACGAGATGGCAGGACGGGTGTGGGAGGATCTGGCCATGGATGATCTCGCGTCCGTGCTGGCCGGGGCCCGCAGGGCGGTCTTCTTCGGCGGTGCCGGGGTCTCGACCGAATCGGGAATCCCCGATTTCCGGTCGGCGGGAGGGCTCTACACCACGGCTCACGACCTTCCCCACCCGGCCGAGTACATGCTCAGCCACGAGTGCTTCGTCGAGGAGCCGGAGACCTTCATGGACTTCTACCGGCACTATCTCGTACATCCTGATGCCCGGCCCAACCGTGCCCACCGGGGGCTGGCGGCGATGGAGGAGCAGGGCCGGCTGGCGGCCGTCGTCACGCAGAATATCGACGGCCTGCACCAGGACGCCGGCTCCTCCAGAGTGATCGAGCTGCACGGCTCGGTGCACCGCAACTACTGCCTGGGGTGTGGCCGCCATTACGGCCTGGAGGCCATCATGCGGGGCACGGGGATCACCCGCTGCCAGGCCTGCGGGCAGATGATCCGCCCCGACGTCGTGCTTTACGACGAGATTCTGGACCGGGCCGTCATCGACGACGCCCTGGCCACCATCCAGGCCGCTGACGTGCTGGTTGTCGGTGGGACCTCGCTCAATGTGTACCCGGCCGCCGGCATGATCCGCTTCTTCAACGGCACATGCTTGGTGCTCATCAACCTTGAGGCGACGCCCTTCGACGACGAGGCTGACATCGTCATCCACGAACCGATCGGCGAGTCGCTCGGACGGGCCCTCGGCGTCGAGTAGCCACGGGGCCCGCGCCAGCGGACCCGGCAGAGATTGTGACGTTGTGGGGCGAACTCGCCTCACACAATCACAATGATCAGGACCTGTGACGGCTCAGACCCCGATGCCGAGCCGCTCGGCCACCTCGGCCCCGCCCGCGGAGGCGATGAGACGCGGATCGCCCACCACCACGAGCAGATCCGTGGCCCTCGACATGCCCACGTAGAGGCGCTCGGCCGCACGTTCGCTCACCGACGACTCGTTGACGCACAGCACCACCACGCGCCGCTCCAGGCCCTTGAACCCCAGCACGTGGCCGTAGAAGACGTCGTCCTCGTCCAAGGTCTCCCAGTAGTCGCGCGCTCCCAGCTCGTCCTGCCGCTCCTTCTGGACGGGGTGGCGCCGCCCGGTGGTGAGCAGCGCGATGTCCCCGGCCTGCCAGCCGTCGGCGAACAGGGCCTCGACGGCGTCGTCGGCTGATCCGATGGCGTCGTCGCCGGCTGCCGGGATGAACTCGACCTCCGGCCCCTCACCGCCGCGCGCCGACAGCCCGGTGGGGGCCAGAGGCTCGAAACAGCGGGCGATCTGCCGGGTGTTGCGCAGATTGTGGTCCAGCACCAGCGGCACCAGGCGAACAGGCGGGCGGCCGTAACGGGGGAAGACGCGCTGCTGCTCGTCGGAGTAGACGTAGAGGCCGCCTGCCTCCTCGTCGCGCAGGGCCCGCAGTATCGGCGTCCACCAGTTCTCGGCGAAGTCCTGGGCCTCGTCGACGATCACGGCGTCGAACTTCTTCCCGTCGGTCAGCCCGAGGGCCGCCTCCGCCATCTCCTCGGGAAGACGGCGCTCCCAGAAGTCGGAGTCGTCGCGTCCGGCGGCCTCGATCCCCCAGGACCGCCCGAGGTCCTCGAAGGTACCGACGAAGGCCGGCTGCTTCTTGCGCGGTCCGGTGAGCAGGCTCTTGCGCAGATGGGCGGCCAGACCGTAGGAGTAGCACAGCACGGCGATGCGTTCCGCCTTGCCATAGCGGCCGGAGGCGAGATCGCGGGCCTGGCGGACGGCCATCACGGTCTTGCCGGATCCGGCTCCGCCGCGCACCTCGACGCGGGGGATGAGCCGGGTCACCGACAACAGCGTCGCCTGCTCCTCGGTGAGATGGTCGGAGAGTCGCCGGCGGTCTCCGGCCAGGGCGCGGACGTCTCTGTCCGGGAGGTTGCGGCCGCACAGGATCGCCTCGATGGTGGCGACGTCGTGCGCGTCGGGGATTGCGGCGTCGGCGGCGTGAAGGCTCGTGGTGTCCCAGATCCGCTCGCCGACATCGGGCAGGTCGGCGCGTCCGGAGATCTGCCAGCGTGGGCATTCGGGCAGGCTGAAGTCGGCCTTGACGTCGGTGTAGGGCAGGACGACGTGGTGGGAGAACCGCAGTCGGCGTCCAGGTCGGCGAGGGTCGGCGGACAGGTAGCGGCGCAGGGCGTGGTCGGCGAGCATCGCCTGGTTGACGGGGTCGATGGCGGCGGTGGTGCCGCCGCGGTTGATGAGCCACGACTCGCCGTCGTGCCAGACGTGTGAGCCCTTGACCTCGATGGTGACGACGCCGGAGCCCGGCATCAGCGCGATCAGATCGGCCTCGTGATCCTTGTGCTCATCGGAGATGCGCTGGTTGGTGAGCAGCACGCAGTCGTCGGGCAGCTGGCGGGCCAACCGTTGCCAGACGTCCCGCTCCGAATCGGTGACGAAGGTGGGCCGGTCCGGGACTGTGCGCGCCGTCATGGGGTCACCGTAGCGGGTCGATGCTGGCAGTATGAGCGGATTTCCGAGCCGGGCATGCGTCCACGGGTGGCTGGGGCACGGGTGAATAAGGCGATGACAACGCTATATGGATGCTGAGGAAGAACTGTCAGAGGCCCTCTCTAGAGTGAGGGCCGTCGACGATGCAGGTCGACGCCGCGAGGAAGCAGGAGGACGGCGATGAGACGCCCGGCATTGGGGACGATCGGGGGTCTGGGTTCGCACCCGCTCAACAAGTTGCCGTGCCGCGAGCCGATGCTGCCGTTCGAGGCGGGTGGAGTTGTTGAAACGGGTTCCGCCGAGACCGATGACGCGGTCACCGATGGCCCCGGGGCCCCAGAGGCGAGGGAAAACACCGATCCTCCCGCGCTCGAGGAACTCGAGTACGAACCCGAGACGGAACCGGACGGCGACGACCAGATGGGGTACGTCGGCGGTACCGCGTCGCGGGCCTTGCCGGTCGATGACGATGATGTTGATGATGTCGATCTTCCCGAGCTGACCGACGATCCCTGGACGATGAAGCCCGGTACGAGACTGTGGGCCTGGCAGCGCGACGCAGTCGATGCCTGGAACACCGGCGACCACGTTGGCATCGTGCAGGCCGTCACCGGAACCGGCAAGACCATGGTCGGCGTCGTGGCCATTGCACAGGCCTTGAGGACCGGCCGGAGATGCGTGGTCCTGGTGCCGAGCGATCACCTGGTCAAGCAGTGGGTCCGTGCCCTGAGGCTGCTCCTTCCGAACGCGATTCTGGCCGAGAAGGCTGAGGAGAAGCCGATCTGGGATGTCCGCGTCTCCACCGTCCAGACGGCCATGAGCCACACCTTCCTGATGCGCCGCGAGGCGGGCATGGTGGTTGCCGATGAGTGCCACCGCTACGGCGCACCGGCCTACTCGGTGGCGCTGCGGCCCGGATACGACTGGCGGCTCGGGTTGAGCGCCACGGTCGAAAGGGAGGATGACGGGGACGAGATCCTGAAGGCCTACTTCCGTCGCGTCTCCTTCGATCTCGGGTATCAGAGAGCGGTGGAGGACAACCTCATCGCCCCCTACGACATCGCCCTGGTGGGGGTTCCGCTGGAGGCCTCCGAGAACGCCGAGTACCGACGGCTCACCGATGAGATGAGTGCGAAGGCGACGCAACTCAAGGACATCGCCGGCGTCCCGTCCGAACCCGTCTCCGTGTTCATGGCGCAGGTGAGTGAACTGGCGAGGGACCATTCCTCGATGTGGCACGGGCTGGCGAGCGCCTATCTCGCCCGATTCGCTGGGCGCAAGGACCTGCTCGCCGGTACACGGATGAAGCAGAAGGTACTGCGAATCCTGGCTCCGGTTGTCAGCAGGTCGCACGGTTCGCTGGTGTTCACCCAGACCAAGGAGTCCGCGCGGTCGGCGGCCGAACTTCTGGGGAGAGAGGGCATCTCGTCGGGGGCAGTCCATTCGGGGCAGGGCGCCGACGAGCGCGAGGAGAGCATATTCGAGTTCGCGGCGGGAGTGACGCAGGCGCTCGCCGCGCCCCGGGTGCTCGATGAGGGAGTCGACGTGCCCGGCGCCGACCTCGGAGTGGTCGTCGCATCGAACAGGTCACGACGACAGATGATCCAGCGGATGGGCCGCGTGCTGCGCCGCAAGAACGGCGATCGCCCTGCCCGGTTCGTCGTCATGTACGCCATTGACACCGTCGAGGATCCGCATCACTTCGGTGAGATGCCGGCCTTCTTCAAGGAGTCGTTGCCCTGGGCCAGACAGTGGGAGGAGTTCGACCTCGGCGTCGCAGGGGAGTCGGTGCGACTGCTGGAGTTCCTCGGTGTCACCCAGGAGCAGCCCGAATGGGAGTCGGAGCGGGAGGGGCTCATCGGTCGCGGTCCTGGCATCGAGGGCGGACCGGAGCCGGGCGGGCCGGTCGGGACGACGCCGGTCGAGGTCACAACGACCCGTCCCGGAACGGGCCGGAATCGTGACACGGACGATCAGTCGCCGCAGCCGGTGGGGGAGAACGACGAGCCGACTGTCACCATCGCGGCTCCGGCCACAGATGACGCCGCCGGTTGGGAGGATGCGGACTGGGATGACGACGAGGAGCTTCTGGGCGGGATCCGGATCAGCGACGACATCGTCCGCGACTATCTGCGTCAGATCGGCCGGTACCGGCTTCTCCGCGGGGGCAAGGAGGAGGCCGCCCTCGCGCGTCGGATCGAGTGTGGTGTGTACGCCTCACATCTGCTCGACATCGGAGCCTGGGATGCCGCCGCGACTCGTGCCGATTTGGAACTCCTGGCCGGTCAAGGCACGGTTGCGTTCGAGCAGATGGTGACGGCGAATCTGCGTCTGGTGGTGTCGGTCGTGAAGAGGACGGTGGGCACCGGATTGGAATTCATCGACCGTATCCAGGAAGGGAATGTCGGTCTGATCCATGCGGTGCAGAAATTCGACTACAGCAAGGGATACAAATTCTCCACCTATGCCACCTGGTGGATCAAGCAGGCCGTGACCAGGGCGACAGCGGCTCAGGGGTCGACTATCCGCATCCCCGTGCACTTCGGCGAGCGGATCAACAAGGCCAGGAACTGGCTGAGGGATCACGATCTCGAGTGGGGGGACTGTTCAAAATCCTGCACCGATGGAATACCGGAACTCGAGATCTCCTACGACGAACTGGTGCGCATGAGCCGGATGGCGCGCCCGCTGGTGAGCATCGAGTCCCTGTACGAACTCGTATCCGATTCGGTGGAGATGACGCCGATCCACGGTGACGGCCCTGTGGTGCCGGGTCTCCATGGTGACCCGAACACGCCTTTCGTGTGGAAGGCGATGGAGATCCTCCAGTTCGAGGATCCGCGAGAGGCGCGGATCCTCATGCTGCGGTGGGGATTCGAGACCGGGGAGCCGGAGACGCTGGATGCGATCGGAGGAGTCTTCGGGGTGACCCGTGAGCGGATCCGGCAGCTGGAGAAGCTGGGGATCGAAAGGGTTCGGGACATCGTTCGGGAGAATGCTGCAGGCCAGATACCGGAGAACCGCCCCACCTCTGCAATTCCAGTGCACGATAAGAGGCAGGGTCTCCATTCACGAATCAAGGCGCACGGTAAGAGTCAACGTCGAAAATCGGCAAAGGTGGGTTCCTGATTCGTCTGATGAATTCTGCCGCTGGCCAGCGTCGCCGCCCAAGCAGGCCCGTAGCTGATAGGCACCGGATCACACCCTCACCACGGCGTCCGCCCTGGATCTGGTGGAGCGGATCAGGGTGGCATTGCGCTCGTCCGGGCCACCGGCCCAGGCGACCGCGGCGTCATGGGGTTTGCCGAACTGCTCGTGGCGGGACACCAGACGCTGCATCCGCACGTCCTCGTCCACATCGATGAACCATGTCTCGGTCAGCAGTCCGGGAAGCAGATTCCACGGCTCCTCGTCAACGAGCAGGTAATTCCCCTCGACGATCACCAGCGGCACATCCCGCGGCACCGCGATCGCCCCGGCGACCCCGTTGTGGAGATCCCGCCGGTACTCCGGGGCATAGGTGATCGGCTCGGCGGCCTCGGCCAGGCGTCTCGCCAGGGCCACGAAACCCCACGCGTCGAAGGTGTCGGGGGCTCCCTTTCGGTCCGCCCTGCCCAACTCCTCCAGCCGGGTCTGCGCCAGGTGGAACCCGTCCATCGGCACAACCGCAGCCCGATCACCGAGGACGCCGCGGATCCGCGCGGACAGCGTCGACTTCCCGGCCCCCGGCTCCCCGGTGATCCCCACAAGATGCCGCGTTCCGGAAGCGGCGAGCGATACCGCTCGGGCGATCGCCTGGTCGGTGGTCAACTTCACGAAGCTCAACTCCACGAATCCCGACTCCACGGTGCCTCCTCGTCGATGATGCACGAGTCAGCCTTGCACACCGGCCTCTCCCGCTCGACCCCTCCGAATCCCCGATGCCCCCGAGCGCCGGGCTAGTACTGTGTCTCCAACGTGTCAGCCGACTTCCCACAGCTGCGAAGCCAAATCCGTGATCGGGGCCCTGAACCGATCGCCCCTCGAAGGAGAGACGCCATGATCGACGACGGACCATACCTGCTGGGCATCGACTACGGCACCGAGTCGTGCCGGGTCGCGATCTTCGATCTTCAGGGACACCCGTTGGCGTTCGCGGCGACGCCCTACCAGACGAGGTTCCCGCACCCGGCCTGGGCCGAGCAGGACCCCGACGAGTGGTGGCTCGCCCTCCAGGCCTCCGCCCACCGGGCCATCGCGGCCGCCGGCATCTCGCCGGCGGCGATCGCGGGCATCTCCTACGACGCCACCACCTTCACCCTGGTCTCGATGGACGCCAAGGGCGAATCCATCCGTCCGGCCATCATGTGGATGGACAACCGCGCCACCGCCCAGGCCGCCCGCGCAGAGCAGTCCGACTCTGCGGCCCGCCTGGTCAACAATGGCGGCAAGGGCGCGGCCCCCGCCGAGGCCTTCCCCTTCAAGGCCGCCTGGCTGCGTGAGAACGAGCCCGACAACTACGTCCGCGCCGCCCACCTCGTCGACGCCGCGGACTGGCTGACCTACAAACTCACCGGCGAGTGGACCACCAACATCCACTCCAACTCGCTGCGGGGCTACTACGACCGGGCCCGCGGCGGCTGGCCCGCCGACTTCTTCGCCGCGGTGGGCGCCGACGACCTGCTCGACAAGGTCCCCGAGCGCGTCCTCAACGTCGGCGACCAGGTCGGCACGCTGGCCTCGATCCCCGCCCAGCTGCTGGGTCTTCGCCCCGGCATCCCGGTCGCCCAGGGACTGTGCGACGCCGGTGCGGGCCAGATCGGCCTGGGCGTCGTGGCGCCCGGCGACATGGCGCTGATCACCGGCTCCTCCCACGTCCTCTACGGCCAGATGACCTCCGAGATCCACGGCGAGGGCTTCTGGGGCTCCTACACCGACGCCGTGGTGCCCGGCCAGTACACCGTGGAGGGTTCGGGGGTCTCCACCGGATCGGTGCTCAAGTGGTTCAAGGACAACTTCGCCTCCGACATCGCCTCGGCCGCCGAGAAGGTCGGACTCAACCCCTACGACGTCCTCAACACCCAGTCCGCCGACATCCCGATCGGCTCCGACGGGCTGATCGTCAACGAGTACTTCCAGGGCAACCGCACCCCCTACACCGACTCCAAGGCCCGCGGCATCATGTGGGGACTGTCGCTGGCCCACACCCCGGCCCACGTCTACCACGCCATCCAGGAGGCCATCGCCTTCGGCACCGCCAACAGCCTGATCGCCATGACCGACGCCGGCTTCGGCCCCACCAAGATGGTGGCCTGCGGCGGTGCGACCAAGAGCCGGGCCTGGATGCAGATGCACTCCGACGTCACCGGGGTGCCGATCGCACTGACCGAGGTCGGCGACGCCGTCGTGCTGGGTACCTGCATGGTCGCCGCCGTGGGCGCGGGCCTGTACACAGATCTCGGCGAGGCCGCCGCCAACATGGTCCACCAGATCGACATCCTCGAGCCCGACGCCGACCGTCACCAGGAGTACGGCTTCTACCTCGACCGGTACCGCCGCTCCTTCCCACTCATGCAGAGGCTCATCCACGAGGTCGTCGACCACGAGGCCGCCAAACACTGAGATCCGGTATCACGTGTCGGTGCGATCGGCTGAGGGCTGCGGATCTCCCGAACGTGATACCGGGCGGTGACAGGGGGGGGCACCGGCTCTGTCGAGTTGATGCGCAATGACGGACATCAACTCGACAGAGCTTCGAGGGCCCTTCCCTCGAATCGCGTTGGCCCTGGACCGCGCCGGCCCTAGATCACGCTGACCAGGTCGCAGACGAAGACGAGCGTCTCCTTGGGGGCGATGACGCCGGGGATGCCCTGGGCTCCGTACGCCTGGTCGAAGGGGATGACGAGCCTGCGGCGTCCACCCACCTTCATGCCCTGAACCCCCTTGTCCCAGCCGGGAATCACCTGGCCGACGCCGAGCTGGAAGGTGAGCGGCTCGCCACGGTTGTAGGAGGCGTCGAACTCGCGCCCGTTGCTCAGCGCGACGCCGACGTAGTGCACCTCGACGAGATTTCCGGCCGCCGCCTCGTCGCCGTCGCCGACGGTGATGTCCTCGATCACCAGGTCGGCAGGAGCGGAATCGGGCAGGGTCACTTCAGGCTTCTGCATGGCGCCCAGACTACGGGGTCGCCCCGACCCGGGAAGATGCCGTCCGAGCCGGCGCACAGCTGGTCGCATAGTGGTCGCCCGTTGAAGATTGCGGACGGGGCGTCCCCCGGGAATAGATATTGATGAGAGGCGTTCTCAATACCGTGGGTGGCGGAGATCGTCACCGGAGAAGGAGACGAACATGAAGAGCACGATCCATCCCGAGTACCGCCCGGTGGTCTTCCGCGATGTCTCGACGGGCGACAGCATGCTGACCCGCTCCACCGCGGCCACCGACCGGACCATGACGTGGCGCGACG contains these protein-coding regions:
- a CDS encoding nucleoside/nucleotide kinase family protein, whose protein sequence is MESGFVELSFVKLTTDQAIARAVSLAASGTRHLVGITGEPGAGKSTLSARIRGVLGDRAAVVPMDGFHLAQTRLEELGRADRKGAPDTFDAWGFVALARRLAEAAEPITYAPEYRRDLHNGVAGAIAVPRDVPLVIVEGNYLLVDEEPWNLLPGLLTETWFIDVDEDVRMQRLVSRHEQFGKPHDAAVAWAGGPDERNATLIRSTRSRADAVVRV
- a CDS encoding FGGY-family carbohydrate kinase — encoded protein: MIDDGPYLLGIDYGTESCRVAIFDLQGHPLAFAATPYQTRFPHPAWAEQDPDEWWLALQASAHRAIAAAGISPAAIAGISYDATTFTLVSMDAKGESIRPAIMWMDNRATAQAARAEQSDSAARLVNNGGKGAAPAEAFPFKAAWLRENEPDNYVRAAHLVDAADWLTYKLTGEWTTNIHSNSLRGYYDRARGGWPADFFAAVGADDLLDKVPERVLNVGDQVGTLASIPAQLLGLRPGIPVAQGLCDAGAGQIGLGVVAPGDMALITGSSHVLYGQMTSEIHGEGFWGSYTDAVVPGQYTVEGSGVSTGSVLKWFKDNFASDIASAAEKVGLNPYDVLNTQSADIPIGSDGLIVNEYFQGNRTPYTDSKARGIMWGLSLAHTPAHVYHAIQEAIAFGTANSLIAMTDAGFGPTKMVACGGATKSRAWMQMHSDVTGVPIALTEVGDAVVLGTCMVAAVGAGLYTDLGEAAANMVHQIDILEPDADRHQEYGFYLDRYRRSFPLMQRLIHEVVDHEAAKH
- a CDS encoding PepSY domain-containing protein; this encodes MNTTRISCTLAIAALLAVAGCSSEGESPSTPSQPSSASASGAPAESSAPSTGTAQPSASAQPSGSTIATSTPSARIGTDEAGRIATDKYGGRVISVERDHYRGTEAWEVEIEGSDQGRIEVKVDMATGKILQMERD
- a CDS encoding nuclease-related domain-containing DEAD/DEAH box helicase, which produces MTARTVPDRPTFVTDSERDVWQRLARQLPDDCVLLTNQRISDEHKDHEADLIALMPGSGVVTIEVKGSHVWHDGESWLINRGGTTAAIDPVNQAMLADHALRRYLSADPRRPGRRLRFSHHVVLPYTDVKADFSLPECPRWQISGRADLPDVGERIWDTTSLHAADAAIPDAHDVATIEAILCGRNLPDRDVRALAGDRRRLSDHLTEEQATLLSVTRLIPRVEVRGGAGSGKTVMAVRQARDLASGRYGKAERIAVLCYSYGLAAHLRKSLLTGPRKKQPAFVGTFEDLGRSWGIEAAGRDDSDFWERRLPEEMAEAALGLTDGKKFDAVIVDEAQDFAENWWTPILRALRDEEAGGLYVYSDEQQRVFPRYGRPPVRLVPLVLDHNLRNTRQIARCFEPLAPTGLSARGGEGPEVEFIPAAGDDAIGSADDAVEALFADGWQAGDIALLTTGRRHPVQKERQDELGARDYWETLDEDDVFYGHVLGFKGLERRVVVLCVNESSVSERAAERLYVGMSRATDLLVVVGDPRLIASAGGAEVAERLGIGV
- a CDS encoding sigma-70 family RNA polymerase sigma factor codes for the protein MRRPALGTIGGLGSHPLNKLPCREPMLPFEAGGVVETGSAETDDAVTDGPGAPEARENTDPPALEELEYEPETEPDGDDQMGYVGGTASRALPVDDDDVDDVDLPELTDDPWTMKPGTRLWAWQRDAVDAWNTGDHVGIVQAVTGTGKTMVGVVAIAQALRTGRRCVVLVPSDHLVKQWVRALRLLLPNAILAEKAEEKPIWDVRVSTVQTAMSHTFLMRREAGMVVADECHRYGAPAYSVALRPGYDWRLGLSATVEREDDGDEILKAYFRRVSFDLGYQRAVEDNLIAPYDIALVGVPLEASENAEYRRLTDEMSAKATQLKDIAGVPSEPVSVFMAQVSELARDHSSMWHGLASAYLARFAGRKDLLAGTRMKQKVLRILAPVVSRSHGSLVFTQTKESARSAAELLGREGISSGAVHSGQGADEREESIFEFAAGVTQALAAPRVLDEGVDVPGADLGVVVASNRSRRQMIQRMGRVLRRKNGDRPARFVVMYAIDTVEDPHHFGEMPAFFKESLPWARQWEEFDLGVAGESVRLLEFLGVTQEQPEWESEREGLIGRGPGIEGGPEPGGPVGTTPVEVTTTRPGTGRNRDTDDQSPQPVGENDEPTVTIAAPATDDAAGWEDADWDDDEELLGGIRISDDIVRDYLRQIGRYRLLRGGKEEAALARRIECGVYASHLLDIGAWDAAATRADLELLAGQGTVAFEQMVTANLRLVVSVVKRTVGTGLEFIDRIQEGNVGLIHAVQKFDYSKGYKFSTYATWWIKQAVTRATAAQGSTIRIPVHFGERINKARNWLRDHDLEWGDCSKSCTDGIPELEISYDELVRMSRMARPLVSIESLYELVSDSVEMTPIHGDGPVVPGLHGDPNTPFVWKAMEILQFEDPREARILMLRWGFETGEPETLDAIGGVFGVTRERIRQLEKLGIERVRDIVRENAAGQIPENRPTSAIPVHDKRQGLHSRIKAHGKSQRRKSAKVGS
- a CDS encoding IS30 family transposase, giving the protein MSRWPQLGEWVRLQVLDLVGQGMSAIAACRRAGVSQDLGGRWIREAGISLARGHNGGMTGAYVAQAVEFPQVRPSHGARLDLADRTLIHVYWSQGRSMRQIAAELGVAPSTICREIARGSTAVGYRAPTAQERADRMRARPKPRKLDADPLLRARVIEGLNAGWSPEQVSGRLERWWGKEAAVSHETIYQALYVQGAGSLRHELEVASALRSGRKGRKPRSKLPARGNRPWVTGHEITTRPPQADDRAVPGHWEGDLIIGAGGANAVITLVERRSRTLLMSRLPTDHDSATVAEALAGLIAGLPDQVQITTLTWDQGTEMAQSPGFAMASHIDVFFCDPHSPWQRPTNENTNGLIRQYFPKGTDFSQITDEQIAQVQDLLNDRPRKVLGYATPREILFEQFTVALTD
- a CDS encoding FKBP-type peptidyl-prolyl cis-trans isomerase is translated as MQKPEVTLPDSAPADLVIEDITVGDGDEAAAGNLVEVHYVGVALSNGREFDASYNRGEPLTFQLGVGQVIPGWDKGVQGMKVGGRRRLVIPFDQAYGAQGIPGVIAPKETLVFVCDLVSVI
- a CDS encoding NAD-dependent protein deacylase, producing the protein MAMDDLASVLAGARRAVFFGGAGVSTESGIPDFRSAGGLYTTAHDLPHPAEYMLSHECFVEEPETFMDFYRHYLVHPDARPNRAHRGLAAMEEQGRLAAVVTQNIDGLHQDAGSSRVIELHGSVHRNYCLGCGRHYGLEAIMRGTGITRCQACGQMIRPDVVLYDEILDRAVIDDALATIQAADVLVVGGTSLNVYPAAGMIRFFNGTCLVLINLEATPFDDEADIVIHEPIGESLGRALGVE